The Pseudarthrobacter sulfonivorans genome includes a window with the following:
- a CDS encoding alpha-amylase family glycosyl hydrolase: protein MLAAAVVASTSVLPAHAAPGPQDPGSSSALHSLRAPVTDENFYFVMADRFSNGDTTNDDGGLGSDPMVSGFNPTKKGFYNGGDLAGLLDKIDYIQGLGTTSIWLTPSFKNKAVQPEDNSAGYHGYWITDFTQIDPHLGTNDELKALIDEAHSRGMKVYFDIITNHTADVIGYEQGARKSYVSKDEVPYKTAAGKAFDDRDLAGSDDFPELDAKTSFPYVPVLDKAEENLKVPAWLNDPTLYHNRGDTTFVGEDSYYGDFFGLDDLFTENPKVVDGMAEIYKTWIGDFGVDGFRIDTMKHVNNEFWQEFGPEVLSYAKAQGKDEFFMFGEVFDTSKSFTSQFTTRNQMQAVLDFPFQEAARNFASKSQDTRSLETFFAGDDWYTDADSNVYQLPTFLGNHDMGRIGSFIAADNPGSADPEQVARDQLAHELMYFSRGNPVIYYGDEQGFTGPGGDQDARQTLFASQVPEYLDDDLLGTDATHATDNFNAGHLLYSKISELAALTKDHPALRDGAHQHRYASEGPGIYAFSRTDAEDQREYVVALNNSEQPQTADVPTYIDKRSYTQIYGAGADSVETSADGKLTVTVPPLSAVVYQSSGRIPHSKAAPAVALREPAAAPADNGRINVTADVGGASFYEVTFEARTAGGGWAPIGTDDTAPYQVFHDVAALEAGTAVEYRATVLDNGGHRATSQPRAASVPAPVLTIQKPLEGSSVEGAVELSATADPEKSNHVVSFERNVAGGEWTAVGSDGSSPVYSVTDDLAVLELADGTKVQYRARMSGPGFSVVSELRTVTVGEAPQPDSVTVAGSLNSEMGCPGDWGPACPAAFMTLDPADNIWRLTADLPAGTYDYKAALNGNWDVNYGAGGVLDGSNIVLDHPGGAVTFRYDNSTHVLSAGYASQQPGAVAIAGSLDNELGCGADWEPTCDQAQLTLDPATLVWKLSVPDLPAGTYEFKAALNRNWDVNYGADGVPNGANISYTHDGGAVTFRYDHATHLLTAG, encoded by the coding sequence CTGCTCGCCGCAGCCGTAGTTGCTTCCACTTCCGTCCTCCCGGCGCACGCGGCGCCGGGCCCGCAAGACCCAGGGTCGTCGTCGGCCCTTCACTCCCTCCGAGCCCCGGTGACGGACGAGAATTTCTACTTTGTGATGGCTGACCGCTTCAGCAACGGTGACACAACCAATGACGACGGCGGCCTGGGCAGCGACCCCATGGTGTCCGGCTTCAACCCGACGAAAAAGGGCTTCTACAACGGCGGCGACCTGGCCGGGCTGCTCGACAAGATCGACTACATCCAGGGCCTGGGCACCACGTCCATCTGGCTCACCCCCAGCTTCAAGAACAAGGCGGTACAGCCCGAGGACAATTCGGCCGGCTATCACGGCTACTGGATCACGGACTTCACCCAGATCGACCCCCATCTAGGAACCAACGACGAGTTGAAGGCCCTCATCGACGAAGCCCACTCGCGCGGCATGAAGGTGTACTTCGACATCATCACCAACCACACCGCGGACGTGATCGGCTACGAACAGGGCGCCCGCAAGAGCTACGTCTCCAAGGACGAGGTTCCGTACAAGACCGCGGCCGGTAAGGCCTTCGACGACCGCGACTTAGCAGGCTCCGACGACTTCCCGGAGCTTGATGCCAAGACGTCCTTCCCCTACGTCCCCGTTCTGGATAAAGCCGAGGAGAACCTGAAGGTCCCCGCCTGGCTGAACGATCCCACGCTGTACCACAACCGCGGCGACACCACCTTTGTAGGCGAGGACTCCTACTACGGCGACTTCTTCGGTCTCGATGACCTCTTCACCGAGAACCCCAAAGTGGTGGACGGCATGGCGGAGATCTACAAGACCTGGATCGGCGATTTCGGCGTGGATGGCTTCCGGATCGACACCATGAAGCACGTCAACAACGAGTTCTGGCAGGAATTCGGCCCGGAGGTGCTCAGCTACGCCAAGGCGCAGGGCAAGGACGAGTTCTTTATGTTCGGCGAAGTCTTCGACACGTCCAAGTCCTTCACCTCGCAATTCACCACCCGCAACCAGATGCAGGCCGTGCTGGACTTCCCGTTCCAGGAGGCCGCCCGGAACTTCGCGTCCAAGAGCCAAGACACCCGCTCGCTGGAAACATTCTTCGCCGGCGACGACTGGTACACCGACGCCGATTCCAACGTCTACCAACTGCCAACCTTCCTGGGCAACCACGACATGGGCCGCATCGGCAGCTTCATCGCCGCCGACAACCCGGGCTCAGCCGACCCGGAGCAGGTGGCCCGCGACCAACTGGCCCACGAGCTGATGTATTTTTCCCGCGGCAACCCGGTGATCTACTACGGCGACGAGCAGGGCTTCACGGGCCCCGGCGGCGACCAGGACGCCCGGCAGACGCTCTTCGCCAGCCAGGTGCCGGAGTACCTCGACGACGACCTGCTGGGCACCGATGCCACGCACGCCACCGACAACTTCAACGCCGGCCACCTGCTGTATTCCAAGATCAGTGAACTCGCGGCCTTGACCAAGGACCACCCGGCCCTGCGCGACGGCGCCCACCAGCACCGCTACGCCTCCGAAGGGCCAGGGATCTATGCCTTCTCCCGCACCGACGCGGAGGACCAGCGTGAGTATGTCGTAGCCCTGAACAACAGCGAACAGCCGCAGACGGCCGACGTGCCCACCTATATCGACAAGCGCAGCTACACGCAGATTTACGGTGCGGGCGCGGACAGTGTGGAGACCTCAGCGGACGGAAAGCTGACGGTCACCGTCCCGCCGCTGTCGGCCGTGGTCTACCAGTCATCGGGCCGCATTCCGCACTCCAAGGCGGCTCCCGCTGTCGCACTTCGGGAACCTGCCGCGGCACCGGCGGATAACGGCCGGATCAACGTGACGGCCGACGTCGGCGGTGCTTCGTTCTACGAGGTCACCTTTGAGGCCAGGACGGCGGGCGGTGGCTGGGCACCGATCGGCACCGACGACACCGCGCCGTACCAGGTGTTCCACGATGTTGCTGCCCTGGAAGCAGGCACCGCCGTCGAATACCGTGCCACAGTGCTGGACAACGGGGGCCACCGGGCCACCAGCCAGCCCCGGGCAGCCTCAGTTCCGGCGCCGGTCCTCACGATCCAGAAGCCTCTGGAAGGAAGCAGCGTGGAGGGGGCCGTTGAGCTCAGCGCTACGGCCGATCCGGAAAAGTCCAACCACGTGGTGTCCTTCGAGCGCAACGTGGCCGGCGGCGAGTGGACGGCCGTAGGCTCCGATGGCTCCTCGCCGGTGTATTCGGTCACCGATGACCTGGCGGTACTGGAGCTCGCGGACGGCACGAAGGTGCAGTACCGCGCCCGCATGAGCGGCCCCGGCTTCAGCGTGGTCAGCGAGTTGCGGACGGTCACGGTGGGCGAGGCTCCGCAGCCGGATTCGGTGACCGTGGCCGGGTCGCTGAACTCCGAGATGGGTTGCCCTGGAGATTGGGGCCCGGCCTGCCCAGCCGCGTTCATGACCCTGGACCCGGCGGACAACATCTGGCGGCTCACGGCAGACCTGCCAGCCGGGACGTACGACTACAAGGCCGCGCTCAACGGCAACTGGGACGTGAACTATGGCGCCGGCGGAGTCCTTGACGGCAGCAACATCGTGTTGGACCATCCTGGCGGGGCCGTCACATTCCGCTACGACAACAGCACACACGTCCTCAGCGCCGGGTACGCCTCCCAACAGCCGGGCGCTGTCGCCATCGCGGGGAGCCTGGACAACGAACTCGGGTGCGGCGCGGACTGGGAACCCACCTGCGACCAGGCCCAGCTGACGCTGGACCCGGCAACGCTGGTGTGGAAGCTGTCCGTGCCGGACCTGCCGGCCGGGACGTATGAGTTCAAGGCGGCTCTGAACCGCAATTGGGACGTGAATTACGGGGCTGACGGGGTGCCCAACGGGGCCAACATCTCCTACACGCACGACGGCGGCGCGGTCACCTTCCGGTACGACCACGCCACCCACCTCCTCACGGCGGGATAG
- a CDS encoding SDR family oxidoreductase yields the protein MTDGPVLVVGGTGMLGRQVATELLKRGKRVRALVRPGSDASVLEAAGVEIARGDMMDPWSLLRAMEGVDAVITSAAGYTRHRKGDTPKTDTLGNTNLVEAASRSGVRRFVLTSILTCDQAPKVPHFWHKKLTEDKLEELGVPFVALRPGAFLDQVTRFGGDPFSKGRLSWIGSPRIPLTFVLTSDLAGYLAEAVDLPDLEGRRIDIGWDRPVAMQDVADIAGRLTGRPLRVRSVPAGVVRAAGTVLAPVSPMAKDLAAMIAWFQTGRYVADTTLQRQFFGEPPTAELAIRRFVTGLGQTVRTQARDKP from the coding sequence ATGACCGACGGGCCCGTCCTCGTAGTGGGAGGCACCGGCATGCTGGGCCGCCAGGTTGCCACGGAGCTGCTCAAGCGCGGGAAGCGGGTGCGGGCGCTGGTGCGGCCCGGCTCGGATGCCTCCGTGCTCGAGGCTGCCGGGGTGGAGATCGCGCGAGGCGACATGATGGATCCCTGGTCGTTGCTGCGGGCCATGGAGGGCGTCGACGCCGTGATCACCTCGGCAGCGGGCTATACCAGGCACCGCAAGGGGGACACCCCAAAAACCGACACGTTGGGCAACACCAACCTGGTGGAGGCAGCCAGCCGCTCGGGCGTCCGGCGGTTTGTCCTCACCAGCATCCTCACGTGCGACCAGGCCCCGAAGGTTCCGCACTTCTGGCATAAGAAGCTGACCGAAGACAAGCTGGAGGAACTCGGTGTCCCGTTTGTGGCGCTTCGGCCGGGCGCGTTCCTGGACCAGGTCACCCGGTTCGGCGGCGACCCGTTCAGCAAAGGGCGGCTCAGCTGGATCGGATCGCCGCGGATCCCGCTGACATTCGTGCTCACCTCCGACCTCGCCGGCTATCTTGCGGAGGCGGTTGACCTCCCGGATCTGGAGGGCCGGCGCATCGACATCGGCTGGGACCGGCCAGTGGCCATGCAGGACGTCGCGGACATTGCGGGCCGGCTCACCGGCCGGCCCCTTCGTGTCCGGTCCGTCCCCGCCGGGGTTGTCCGGGCTGCGGGGACCGTGCTGGCGCCGGTCAGCCCCATGGCCAAGGACCTGGCTGCCATGATCGCGTGGTTCCAGACCGGCCGGTACGTCGCGGACACCACTCTTCAGCGGCAGTTCTTCGGCGAGCCGCCCACTGCCGAGCTCGCCATCCGGCGGTTCGTCACGGGCCTGGGGCAAACGGTACGCACCCAGGCCCGCGACAAGCCCTAG
- the malQ gene encoding 4-alpha-glucanotransferase, which yields MKAPDQQHAPIFGTPVPTGHGDAAGHGPVDRHLLQRLADVHGVGTSFHGWDGLPHSVAPETLTKVLAALGVPAHTNQLIEAALAEAEVAPWRRMLPPAVVVQQGQTALVPVHVRDGSTARLTVVLEAGTGEPVEAVQQDVWVPPQDVNGVATGRATFAVPAGLPLGWHTLQAESDGVTAEGALVVVPARLTTADSLVERRGWGLATQLYSVRSKRSWGIGDFADLADLATLSGARGADYVLVNPLHAAEPVPPVQPSPYSPSTRRFFNPLYIRVEAIPEIAYLKPRKRAAVDSLQEQVQALNKDGERLDRNAVYAAKLQALELLYHARRSPARQAAFDEFCRISGAGLDDFALWSAIREDLAPDHPVWTDPDCALGSPEAESLRGKLADRIGFHRWLQWICDEQLENAQQAARRAGMRLGVVHDLAVGVDLSSADAWTLRGVLAPGISVGAPPDMYNQLGQDWNQPPWHPARLAEAGYAPFRNMLSTVLRHAGGIRVDHVLGLFRLWWVPAGNSPRDGAYVTYDHEALIGILALEAQRAGAVVIGEDLGTFEPWVRDYLAARGILGTSILWFENDGDSPLPPERYRTQALASVNTHDLPPTAGYLAGDHVALRSRLGLLERPEAEERAEHTATLEKMMGLLRERGLLPDGGVSADGGYGSTGSEERTIEALHRLLAQTPSVLLGVALVDAVGERRVQNQPGTTEALYPNWQVPLGGPDGKPVFIDDLPGNTRFNALLGAVSEALGDSQ from the coding sequence ATGAAGGCTCCAGACCAGCAGCACGCTCCAATTTTCGGCACGCCGGTTCCAACGGGCCATGGTGATGCCGCCGGTCATGGGCCCGTGGACAGGCACCTGCTCCAACGCCTCGCCGACGTTCACGGCGTGGGGACCTCGTTCCACGGCTGGGACGGGCTGCCGCACAGCGTGGCCCCGGAGACGCTGACCAAGGTCCTGGCGGCGCTGGGCGTCCCGGCCCACACGAACCAGCTGATCGAGGCTGCCCTGGCCGAGGCGGAAGTGGCGCCGTGGCGGCGGATGCTGCCGCCCGCTGTCGTGGTCCAGCAGGGCCAAACCGCACTGGTTCCCGTCCACGTCCGGGACGGTTCGACAGCGCGTCTGACAGTTGTGCTCGAGGCCGGTACGGGCGAGCCCGTGGAAGCTGTCCAGCAGGACGTCTGGGTGCCGCCCCAGGACGTTAACGGCGTGGCCACCGGCCGGGCCACCTTCGCCGTGCCGGCGGGGTTGCCGCTGGGCTGGCACACGCTGCAGGCAGAGTCCGACGGCGTCACAGCCGAGGGCGCGCTGGTGGTGGTTCCGGCGCGGCTCACCACCGCCGATTCCTTGGTGGAGCGTCGGGGATGGGGCCTGGCCACGCAGCTCTACTCCGTGCGGTCCAAACGGTCCTGGGGGATCGGCGACTTCGCCGACCTCGCGGATCTGGCCACGCTCAGCGGCGCCCGTGGTGCGGACTATGTGTTGGTCAACCCGCTGCACGCCGCGGAACCTGTGCCGCCGGTCCAGCCCTCGCCCTACTCGCCGTCCACGCGGCGCTTCTTCAACCCGCTGTACATCCGTGTGGAGGCCATCCCCGAAATCGCCTACCTGAAGCCGCGTAAGCGCGCGGCGGTGGACAGCTTGCAGGAGCAGGTCCAGGCCCTGAACAAGGACGGCGAACGGCTGGACCGGAATGCCGTATACGCCGCCAAGCTCCAGGCCCTGGAACTTCTCTATCACGCCCGGCGCTCGCCGGCGCGGCAGGCAGCGTTCGACGAATTCTGCCGGATCTCCGGCGCCGGGCTGGATGATTTCGCCCTGTGGTCCGCCATCCGGGAAGACCTGGCACCGGACCATCCGGTCTGGACGGACCCGGACTGCGCGCTGGGTTCCCCTGAGGCGGAGTCACTGCGCGGGAAGCTTGCGGACAGGATCGGGTTCCACCGCTGGCTGCAGTGGATCTGTGACGAGCAGCTTGAGAACGCGCAGCAGGCTGCGCGCCGGGCGGGGATGCGGCTGGGCGTGGTGCACGATCTTGCCGTGGGCGTGGACCTCAGCAGCGCCGACGCATGGACCCTCCGCGGTGTCCTGGCGCCCGGGATCAGCGTGGGGGCGCCGCCGGACATGTACAACCAGCTCGGCCAGGACTGGAATCAGCCGCCGTGGCATCCAGCCCGCCTGGCGGAGGCAGGCTACGCGCCGTTCCGCAACATGCTCTCCACCGTGCTCCGGCATGCCGGCGGCATCCGGGTGGACCACGTGCTGGGCTTGTTCCGCCTCTGGTGGGTGCCGGCCGGCAACTCCCCGCGCGACGGCGCCTATGTCACGTACGACCACGAAGCACTGATCGGTATCCTGGCACTGGAGGCCCAGCGTGCCGGCGCCGTGGTGATCGGGGAGGATCTGGGAACCTTCGAGCCGTGGGTGCGCGACTACCTCGCTGCCCGCGGCATCCTGGGCACCTCCATCCTCTGGTTCGAGAACGACGGCGATTCACCCCTGCCGCCGGAGCGGTACCGCACGCAGGCCCTCGCCAGCGTCAACACCCACGACCTGCCGCCCACCGCCGGCTACCTGGCGGGTGACCACGTGGCCCTTCGCAGCAGGCTGGGCCTCCTGGAACGCCCCGAGGCGGAAGAGCGGGCGGAGCACACGGCCACGCTGGAAAAGATGATGGGGCTGCTGCGGGAACGCGGCCTGCTGCCTGATGGTGGCGTCTCAGCCGACGGTGGCTACGGCAGCACCGGCAGCGAGGAACGCACCATCGAGGCGCTGCACCGCCTGCTGGCCCAGACGCCGTCGGTCCTTCTCGGGGTGGCGCTGGTGGATGCCGTGGGGGAGCGGCGCGTGCAGAACCAGCCCGGTACCACCGAGGCGCTGTACCCGAACTGGCAGGTCCCGCTCGGCGGTCCGGACGGTAAGCCGGTGTTTATCGACGACCTTCCCGGAAACACGCGGTTCAACGCCTTGCTGGGTGCCGTCTCGGAGGCGTTGGGGGATTCCCAATGA
- a CDS encoding GH32 C-terminal domain-containing protein, whose product MQINKSRTLLTCSALTLAGLSLTATLAGSAPAWGTAAPATTPASRTVSDADAGSGTPVGDEQYRPAFHYSPKQNWMNDPNGMVFHKGVYHLYYQHNPSGNAWGNMSWGHATSKDLTHWTEQPLAIATDDQQDIFSGSVVVDKDNTTGFGTAENPPLVAVFTSAYKPGSPHQGLQAQSLAYSLDDGQTWTKYDANPVLNRNSANFRDPKVFWYSTPDGGGYWVMAAVEATVHKVLLYKSGNLKDWTLLSEFGPANATGGLWECPDLFPLAVDGDPANIKWVMVVNINPGGVAGGSAGQYFVGGFDGTTFTSETTKAGDALPAGAPLAGFSNGTYDAWTVANEPGNWKNGPFADAPATGSLPGQNTVSGFAGAGLINSFNDGDWPVGTAESPQFTVTSDYLNFLVGGGQHPRVSDKLDNTPPAGDLLFNGFEVPDGTSMADAGWTGTADLAPSFQPATSGGDFFIGAKRINTFDTGGAPGDDRQGTLKSPSFTLSRDFMSMLVGGGHRAAGSGQQLEVQLLVGGNVVRSLAGDDAGALNWKGWDVSEFAGQEAQLRIVDQATGGWGHLTLDHVMLTDQAAVPRSDETTVNLVVDGQVVRTATGANSEVLDWASWNTAEFKGRQASIRVVDNNRSGWGHILADEFVASEEAATPRIQTYDWLDYGRDYYASVSFANMPQDKRVMLGWMNNWDYAQAIPTSPWRSAMSLPREVALTQTPAGPRLTQKAVKQVDDLAAKPSYAEKRTRDIAPGTTALPAAAWGQVQRIDVTLAPGTASRAGITVLGNGSTATKIGYDRTTGEVYVDRQNSGDTGFHPLFTSVDSAPVTLDADGTVTLRVYVDRSSVEVFTQGGQRTITDQVFPEAGANQVALFADGGTAQLKSITVTPLAQSMFSTLTNPVKERQK is encoded by the coding sequence ATGCAGATCAACAAATCCCGAACGCTCCTTACGTGTTCGGCACTCACCCTGGCTGGCCTCAGCCTCACGGCAACGCTCGCCGGTTCGGCCCCGGCCTGGGGCACGGCAGCACCGGCAACCACACCAGCCTCACGAACCGTTTCCGACGCTGACGCCGGCTCCGGAACGCCCGTCGGCGACGAACAGTACCGGCCGGCCTTCCATTACTCGCCGAAGCAGAACTGGATGAACGATCCCAACGGAATGGTCTTCCACAAGGGCGTCTACCACCTGTATTACCAGCACAACCCATCGGGAAATGCGTGGGGCAACATGTCCTGGGGGCATGCCACCTCCAAGGACCTGACGCACTGGACAGAGCAGCCGTTGGCCATCGCCACCGATGACCAGCAGGACATCTTCTCCGGCAGCGTGGTGGTGGACAAGGACAACACCACAGGGTTCGGAACCGCGGAGAACCCGCCGCTGGTGGCCGTCTTCACCAGCGCGTACAAGCCGGGCTCTCCCCACCAGGGACTGCAGGCCCAGTCGCTGGCCTACAGTCTGGACGACGGCCAGACCTGGACCAAGTACGACGCCAACCCGGTACTGAACCGCAACTCGGCAAACTTCCGCGACCCCAAGGTCTTTTGGTACAGCACCCCTGATGGCGGCGGCTACTGGGTGATGGCCGCCGTCGAGGCCACAGTCCACAAGGTCCTGCTGTACAAATCCGGGAACCTCAAGGACTGGACGCTCCTGAGCGAATTCGGACCGGCCAACGCCACAGGCGGACTCTGGGAGTGCCCGGACCTCTTCCCGCTGGCCGTTGACGGCGACCCCGCCAACATCAAGTGGGTCATGGTGGTCAACATCAACCCCGGCGGCGTCGCGGGCGGATCGGCCGGCCAGTACTTTGTTGGCGGCTTCGACGGCACCACCTTCACCTCCGAGACCACCAAAGCCGGCGATGCCCTCCCCGCCGGAGCCCCGCTCGCCGGCTTCAGCAACGGCACCTACGACGCCTGGACCGTGGCCAACGAACCCGGAAACTGGAAGAACGGCCCGTTCGCAGATGCTCCGGCCACCGGATCGCTCCCCGGACAAAACACGGTGAGCGGTTTTGCCGGGGCCGGGCTGATCAACTCCTTCAACGACGGCGACTGGCCCGTGGGCACCGCGGAATCGCCGCAGTTCACGGTCACCAGCGACTACCTGAATTTCCTGGTGGGCGGCGGCCAGCACCCCCGCGTCTCGGACAAGCTGGACAACACCCCGCCGGCCGGCGACCTCCTGTTCAACGGGTTCGAGGTTCCGGACGGAACGTCCATGGCCGACGCCGGCTGGACGGGTACCGCCGACCTGGCACCTTCGTTCCAGCCCGCCACATCCGGCGGTGACTTCTTCATCGGCGCCAAGCGGATCAATACGTTTGATACCGGCGGCGCACCGGGCGACGATAGGCAGGGAACCCTGAAATCGCCGTCGTTCACGCTCTCGCGGGACTTCATGAGCATGCTGGTGGGCGGCGGACACCGGGCCGCGGGCTCCGGCCAGCAGCTGGAGGTCCAGCTGCTGGTGGGCGGCAACGTTGTCCGCAGCCTGGCTGGCGACGACGCCGGCGCCCTGAACTGGAAGGGCTGGGACGTTTCCGAGTTCGCCGGACAGGAGGCCCAGCTGCGGATCGTGGACCAGGCAACCGGCGGCTGGGGCCACCTGACACTGGACCATGTGATGCTCACCGACCAGGCCGCGGTGCCGCGGTCCGACGAGACCACAGTGAACCTGGTGGTGGACGGCCAGGTGGTCCGGACGGCCACCGGCGCCAACAGCGAGGTCCTGGACTGGGCGTCCTGGAACACAGCCGAATTCAAGGGCCGGCAGGCAAGCATCAGGGTGGTGGACAACAACCGGTCCGGCTGGGGCCACATCCTGGCGGATGAGTTCGTGGCTTCGGAGGAGGCGGCCACACCGCGGATCCAGACCTACGACTGGCTGGACTACGGCCGGGACTACTATGCCTCCGTCTCCTTCGCCAACATGCCGCAGGACAAACGCGTCATGCTCGGCTGGATGAACAACTGGGACTACGCGCAGGCCATTCCCACCTCGCCCTGGCGCAGCGCCATGTCACTGCCCAGGGAAGTCGCGCTGACGCAGACTCCCGCCGGACCGCGGCTCACCCAGAAGGCCGTCAAGCAGGTGGATGACCTTGCCGCGAAGCCCAGCTACGCCGAAAAGCGCACCCGGGACATAGCCCCGGGCACCACTGCGCTGCCGGCGGCGGCCTGGGGCCAGGTCCAGCGGATCGACGTCACGCTCGCGCCGGGCACTGCTTCACGGGCTGGAATCACTGTGCTCGGGAACGGCAGCACCGCCACCAAAATCGGCTACGACCGGACCACCGGCGAGGTGTACGTGGACCGGCAGAACTCGGGAGACACCGGCTTCCACCCGTTGTTCACGTCGGTGGACTCTGCGCCCGTCACCCTGGACGCGGACGGCACGGTGACCCTGCGGGTGTATGTCGATAGGTCTTCCGTAGAGGTCTTCACCCAGGGCGGGCAGCGGACCATCACGGACCAGGTGTTCCCTGAAGCGGGGGCTAACCAGGTGGCGCTCTTCGCCGACGGCGGCACGGCGCAGCTGAAGTCAATCACCGTGACTCCGCTGGCGCAGTCGATGTTCAGCACGTTGACCAACCCGGTCAAGGAGCGCCAGAAGTAG
- a CDS encoding putative quinol monooxygenase: MTKTLYAEFTVKPGSEDRVAEMMRQLTIDVRKEPGNQLFLPYTRETNPREYFVFEVYEDDAAFQEHISADYGARFNGELAELIEEDGSILTWLQPVH; encoded by the coding sequence ATGACTAAAACGCTCTACGCCGAATTCACCGTCAAGCCCGGCAGCGAAGACCGGGTGGCGGAGATGATGCGCCAGTTGACTATCGACGTCAGAAAGGAGCCTGGAAACCAGCTGTTCCTGCCCTACACCCGGGAGACGAATCCCCGCGAGTACTTCGTGTTCGAAGTCTACGAGGACGACGCCGCCTTCCAGGAGCACATCAGCGCGGATTACGGCGCACGGTTCAACGGCGAGCTCGCGGAACTGATCGAAGAGGACGGCTCCATCCTGACTTGGCTCCAGCCCGTCCACTGA
- a CDS encoding LacI family DNA-binding transcriptional regulator, with the protein MRHVAALAGVGIKTVSRVMNDEPGVSEATRQRVLGASQQLNYQLDMAAGSLRRTGRQTLSIGLLLPSVANPFSSEIHRAMEDALAPRGIAVFAASLDDDPEREKSLVAAFLGRRVDGLVLTPIARSQAYAIPEHSRDLPMVFIDREPVGVEADAVVTDNAVGAARAAAHLIGHGHTKLAYLGDRPDIQTARERRRGFIEELGRAGQSTAAVPVREGLHNEESARQAALEILTAENPPTAIFSSQNLITFGVMRALKELGASRRVALVGFDDFTLADMMEPGITVIAQHPEQIGKLAAERLLARIDGDGSAPQTYVVPSELIQRGSGELPPPAG; encoded by the coding sequence ATGCGCCATGTCGCTGCGCTGGCCGGGGTGGGCATCAAGACCGTCTCCAGGGTAATGAACGACGAACCGGGCGTGTCCGAGGCCACCCGTCAAAGGGTGCTGGGGGCATCCCAGCAGCTCAACTACCAGCTGGACATGGCGGCGGGAAGCCTCCGCCGCACGGGCCGCCAGACACTCTCCATCGGGCTGCTTCTGCCCAGCGTGGCCAACCCGTTCAGCAGCGAGATCCACCGGGCGATGGAAGACGCGCTGGCGCCGCGGGGCATCGCCGTGTTCGCGGCCAGCCTGGATGACGACCCCGAGCGCGAGAAGTCGCTCGTGGCCGCCTTCCTGGGACGGCGCGTGGACGGCCTCGTGCTGACCCCCATCGCCCGGAGCCAGGCCTACGCCATTCCGGAGCATTCCCGGGACCTGCCCATGGTCTTCATCGACCGCGAGCCAGTGGGTGTCGAGGCCGACGCCGTGGTGACGGACAACGCCGTTGGCGCCGCGCGCGCGGCCGCCCACCTCATAGGGCATGGCCACACGAAGCTGGCGTACCTGGGCGACCGCCCGGACATCCAGACCGCCCGGGAACGGCGCCGCGGCTTCATCGAGGAACTGGGCCGGGCCGGGCAATCGACGGCCGCTGTTCCGGTCCGGGAGGGACTGCACAACGAGGAGTCAGCCCGGCAGGCTGCCCTGGAGATCCTCACGGCAGAGAACCCGCCCACGGCCATCTTTTCCAGCCAGAACCTCATCACGTTTGGCGTCATGCGCGCACTGAAGGAACTTGGTGCCAGCCGCCGGGTGGCACTGGTGGGCTTTGACGACTTCACGCTGGCGGACATGATGGAACCCGGGATCACCGTCATCGCACAGCACCCGGAGCAGATCGGCAAGCTCGCCGCGGAGCGGCTGCTGGCCCGGATCGACGGCGACGGCAGCGCACCACAGACCTACGTCGTTCCGTCCGAGCTCATCCAGCGCGGTTCCGGAGAGCTCCCGCCGCCTGCAGGCTGA